Below is a window of Ricinus communis isolate WT05 ecotype wild-type unplaced genomic scaffold, ASM1957865v1 Ctg15, whole genome shotgun sequence DNA.
actttttaatctttgaatataaaataaaaagttggTTTAGCTCTTTATATTTGGAgccttaaattttattttttatattaatttttaatagataatactataaattttattaattagtacttttggttttatttttttattagcaaaacttaaaaagaaaagaagagagaaattaaaattattaatatttttaaaaataaaataaaatataacataaaataaaataaaaataatttattaaattgaagttaaagtatttttatttttataattaactatttctagatattttattaaataaatgatactctttaaaataaagtgcTCTTAGTATAAATGAAGCATAAATTCCTCTTAAAAATCTCAATACTAGAAAGTATAAGCAAAGATATATatggtaaaaagaaaatttagatataaagAGAATTGGTCAATTGAGTTAGAAAAGAGATGCCAAAATACTGAtccaaaaagaataaatatttaaatgtgATGAAACTTGTGTTGtccaaataatttttataaaatgatattattttatttatctcttaagaaattaatcagctaagaattttaaaatttatcttatcaatttaaattaatatctttttatgaaattgtAAAGCTAAGAAGTCTgtagagtttttttttctaatcttACATATATCAACttatctttttcaaatttaaatgataataaatttttatttttatttttaattatgtaaaaaataataaaattttataattttttcataattttaaatttttatcattattttttcattaaaatcttTCCACTAAAAGGACATACCATAAAGTTATTTTCTGTAGTaacattttaacaaaataaattatattttatcaataactACTCTTCGAAGCCCATAAATCTTatggaagaagaaaataaagtgatgaaaaagaataataaaacaatCATAAAATGGACCTGATTGTCAATAAATAGTATAGGATTTAGTTTTacatagaagaagaagagggagACAAGAACCAAACTATTCTTTCCAGACCTCTCTGAAACATGTTCATCAAACCATTTTATTGAACCAATGTGAGCCTTAGCGCAGCCATAAGGGTGTGTTTGGAATTACGATTGAATgatgagaaaaatatatttgaaattttttaattaatatattaatattttataatctgTTTTTTTAccaaatctattttttaaaatctttttcaaaaataacttctaaaatcttaaaaaataaaataaaaactaaagttAGAAAACGAAATTACTTTTCCAACCTTAGTGCCAAAAAGGACCCGTAAAAGTTGCTTCTCTAGTGATACTAGAGACACCCCTTTCTTATTTCATCTTCTCAAGAAAAGCACAAAGAAGTTACACCTAAAATGGAAGCCAATATTCTACTTCTTGTTGGGTATGGCAGAGGAACGAATGTAGGCAACACTGCGAGTGAAGTAGTCAACAATCTGATCTCTTGGTGGAAGGCATTCTTGGATGAGAGGAACTTCATTGAAGCTCTGAACCCATTCACTAAGAGAAGGGAATTTCTCAGAATCAACCAATTTCATGGCCCCAACTTCTTCCATAACATTCAGCCAATGAGGGATCCAACCAATTACTATATCCAAGTATCCTATCTTTTCTCCATTGAAAAATTTCTTCCCTTTTATTTGCTCCTCAAGGAATGCAAGTGATTCCATTGCGGACGCTATAGCATTCTCCTTTTGTTCTCCTTCTTGCCAACATGCATCGAACGTACCATACAAGCACTACAATTGAAGCGTCATACAAAAATATCGATTACGATGATCACtattatgttaaaaaaaataaaacggACATTTTAAATATCTCAAACCTTTTATAAGATATCAATAAACAAATGTCTATCTTATAATTAGACTTGTCTATATACTTAGGTATTTGTCCAGCCCGTCTAAGTATGCCTgttaagttttaaatttatacatgtatttttttattttaggttcGTCTGAGTCcgaatttaaaaagtttaattatttttttaatcaaatttaaaaatattattttttttaggcTTGTCTAACAAGCCCGACctaatctaaaaattataaagcaaagattataatatttcttgtaaaaaaatcagttttgattaaaatttaaacacgTATATCCGGACTTGAGTCTAgacttgaaaaatttaattcaaccGAGTCGGTCGGAACCCAACCTGGCCGAAgtttatctatttataatgtaaaatgctttaaaattttaaattgattattaataatagCTAGCTTCGTTGCTATAAATCCGATTTATATAACAAAGGATGAAAATTCGAGTTCCGTAAGAGTttattcaatttctatttggaaattttatttagaaagaaaacCACAAAATgtgaaacaaaagaagaaagatttaAATCTAAGCAAATTCAAGTTCATCAAGTACCTTCTCATCAGCAAATTTAGCCCAAAAGCGAGCCATGGCTCTCTCATAAGGATCTTGAGGCAACAAAGGGTTGTGTTTCCATGTCTCATCAATGTACTCGAGGATGACAAGTGACTCTGCAACTGGGTTTTCACCATGGACAAGAACTGGGACCTTCTTGTGGACAGGGTTGTACTTAAGAAGGATAGGACTCTTGTTCATCAAGTCTTCCTTCAAGTTCTCATAATCCACACCTTTAAGCTTCAGAGCCCATTCAATTCTTGTGCAGAATACACTTGTTTCAGAGCCAATCAACTTCACTTCTCCCATATTCATTAGTATTTAACTTGCAAAActtgttcttcttttctttctttggatTAAAAGTGAAGAATTTTAGTGTAGAGGAATTGTGGTATTATagtgttattatatatatgataccTTGGTTGACCTCTTAGAATTATACACTAAGAAAATGATAGGAACGTGCAATGCATTATGCATTATCAAATTGTTGGGTAtcttacatatatatatatataattgaattaatgtaacaaaaaatattaggttttgatattttgaaagatagaaaaaatacttttattttattctatcaatatattaaattatatgttcATAATtcatcttttatattaatatttattaataggttatcataaataaattatctcagacagtaaatatttttttatatattaaactaattattatgataaaatatatacatatgaaGTCGAGTTgtattgttatattttattataaatttaatttatatatatgatgtgGACATAAATATTGAGATTGTTTGAATTTAAAGAagtcatttttctttgttgCTAGTGAGTCAATACCAACATGTCAAGTAATAGGAgagaaaatatcatttaattttcttaatatttatttatacttacTATTCTTTTAAGCCCTCCCTTAACAGAAGAATCAAACACACCGTTAAGCTCTGGTGACGTGGCAATTGTCtctattacaa
It encodes the following:
- the LOC8275729 gene encoding probable glutathione S-transferase isoform X2 translates to MNKSPILLKYNPVHKKVPVLVHGENPVAESLVILEYIDETWKHNPLLPQDPYERAMARFWAKFADEKCLYGTFDACWQEGEQKENAIASAMESLAFLEEQIKGKKFFNGEKIGYLDIVIGWIPHWLNVMEEVGAMKLVDSEKFPSLSEWVQSFNEVPLIQECLPPRDQIVDYFTRSVAYIRSSAIPNKK
- the LOC8275729 gene encoding probable glutathione S-transferase isoform X1; this encodes MNMGEVKLIGSETSVFCTRIEWALKLKGVDYENLKEDLMNKSPILLKYNPVHKKVPVLVHGENPVAESLVILEYIDETWKHNPLLPQDPYERAMARFWAKFADEKCLYGTFDACWQEGEQKENAIASAMESLAFLEEQIKGKKFFNGEKIGYLDIVIGWIPHWLNVMEEVGAMKLVDSEKFPSLSEWVQSFNEVPLIQECLPPRDQIVDYFTRSVAYIRSSAIPNKK